CCCATAATATAAAAGTTGCCAATTGAATCAAAAACTCCTGATTCGGTTATATAAGCAGCGACATTTACATTTGATGTCCAAATATGCGAACCGTCAGATACATTAAGTGCAAAAAGTGAATCATTATTGCTTTCTGTATACCTCATTACAAAAACTCTGTTGTCGCGAAGACCCACAGGAAGTGACCGTCCTGCAGAATCAGTAACATCAACACTCCATAACAAATTCCCCGTGATTAAATCGAAACATTCTACAGGGGCATAGGTGAGACTTTGAAACCGCATAGTCACCAGATAGTTCCCTTCAATATATATAGGGGTACCAAAAAATCCTGATGATGTAGTTTCCCATAGTACACTGTCTGTTGTTGGTCCGGCAACATCAACATAACCGTTTTTTCCCCAATTTCCACCAATATTATTCCAACCGGTATTTTGACCCTTCACCAAAGCAGAAATACTCATAAGGACAAATAAAATTCCATGTTTAATTTTAATTTGATTCATATTAATTGTTTTTATTTTTAGCCTTGCATATAACGTCAGCCCATGAAAAAACCACTTCCTCAACAGGTACACATTAACAGCATGCGGTAAAAATAAAAATTACAACGACACTATAAACGTATCTTTAAAAAAAATAAATACACATCACATACCAGAGCACTGCCGGCATTAAATGGAAATATCACGTTTAGATTGCAACATCGATGGTGAAAATGTGGTTCGTTTTTTTGATGCACTTGTATGCAAGCTCGGTTTATTGAAATTGAAATTTGAAAGAGTAATAGTTATCTTGAAATTTGAATAGCTAAAGTCGCCACAAATCGCATACAGCCATAGTTACGCCCCCGTCAACGATCCGCTAACGCAATAGCAAAATTTCTGCACATCACTTGCTTACATTTCGGGAATACTCGATGCAGCCTCAATAAATGCTAAGGCCGGGGCAGGCAGTGCAATCCCGTTGTGTATTTCACGACACCAAGTTTTGTCAGTTAGTAGCTGCTTTGTCATTCGACCGAAGCACCACGGTTAGTAGTTTCAACATTGATGCAACGAAGCGATTTATATTTAAAGCTCTTTTTTTTTCTATTTGAACCCGTACGGTGGGAAAAATAACTTTGTAAAAAAAGGAATGGTGTATTTTGTTTGGGAACAAAAAACCGCTCTTATAAAATTGACTTGTGGCGTTGGCTTGCAGCTTATTAAAGAATTTGTTTTTTGTGAATGCGTTTTTCCTGCACTAAAGCATCAAAAAGTTCAAATCTTATTGTTTGAAATAGGAACAAATATTTGTTTTGAATTGAAACAGTGTTTATCTTTGCGCTGTTGAATTGAAATAAATAAATTGATATGAACACAAAACTCTCACAGAAACAAATTGGTCAGAGGGTAACTGATCTTCGTAAAATGAAAGGGTTGTCACAGGAAAATTTAGCGAAAAGTGTCAAAATTTCCAGGCCGTCTTTGGCTCAAATTGAGTTAGGGAACAGAAGTGTTGATGTGCTTGAATTGCAAAGGTTGTCTTTGGTCCTGGGTTTTTCAATGGATGATTTCATGTCTAAAAACTTTACTATGAGCCAGGATTTAGAAGGTAAAGCCGAAGCAAAGTCAAAGAAAACAAATGAACGAATTTCTGTTCCAACTCTGCAAGTCAACAAGTTTAAAAATGTGTTGCTCTACATTTTAGAAAGATGTGCAGGTAAACCCAATGTTGGCGAAACGGTGCTTTACAAACTGCTTTACTTTTCTGATTTCAACTACTACGAATTGTATGAAGAACATTTGACTGGTGCAAAATATCGCAAGTTGCCATATGGTCCTGTTCCGCAAAAGATAGACACCATTATTGGTCAGATGATGGAAAAGGGATTGATGCAAAGAATTAAAACGGAGTACTATGACAAGATGCAAACTCGTTACATTCCTCTTGTGAAAGCTGATTTGACAGAGTTGAAAGCAAGCGAAAAGGAAATGATTGATAAAGTGATTGAACAAATGAGTGACTGGTCTGCATCTGCTATTAGTAGTTATTCTCATAAAGATATGCCCTGGATTGCCTCAAAAGAAGGAGAAGAGATAAATTACGAATTAGCTTTTTACAGAGATGCTCCTTTCTCGGTAAGGAACTATGGAGACGAAATTGAAGAACAATGACTTTTGAAGAATTAACCGAATTTAAAAGGGACTTGAAAATCCTTTTGAAAAAATACAGAACATTGAACGATGATTTGGGTGTAGTGAAACAAGTGTTGACTGCAGCACCCGAAGCAAGACCACCGTTCAGTTTTCGCATTGACAATTTGGGATTAGAAACTTGTGTAATCAAAGTGAAAAAGATTGCCTGTAAAGCATTAAAAGGACAAGGTGTGAATTCAGGAATACGTTTGATATACGCCTATTTTGAGAGTGAAGCGAAAATAGTTTTTATAGAACTCTATCACAAGAACGATAAAGAGAATGAAGACAAGCAAAGGATTTTAAACAACTTTAAATAGCAGGGAAAATAAAAAATTTGCAATACCCGGGTATAGAATGGTTGTAAGAATGTAACCTAAAGTTTGCCCATAGCTACACACAAACAGCATGAGGGTAAAAAAAATTGCAACGACACCATTGACATACCTTAGTAAAAAAAATAAATACACATCACATACCAGAGCACTGCCGGCATCAAAAAGAAATATCAAGTTTAGATTGCAATATCGATGCTGAAAATGTTGTATGTTTTTTTGAAGCTTTTGTTTGCAAACTCTATTTAGTGAAATTGAAATCTGTTCAGTGGACAAGTGGTCAAAATTTGTCAAGATTTGATTCG
The Bacteroidota bacterium DNA segment above includes these coding regions:
- a CDS encoding DUF4065 domain-containing protein — protein: MNTKLSQKQIGQRVTDLRKMKGLSQENLAKSVKISRPSLAQIELGNRSVDVLELQRLSLVLGFSMDDFMSKNFTMSQDLEGKAEAKSKKTNERISVPTLQVNKFKNVLLYILERCAGKPNVGETVLYKLLYFSDFNYYELYEEHLTGAKYRKLPYGPVPQKIDTIIGQMMEKGLMQRIKTEYYDKMQTRYIPLVKADLTELKASEKEMIDKVIEQMSDWSASAISSYSHKDMPWIASKEGEEINYELAFYRDAPFSVRNYGDEIEEQ